The DNA region GACCGCGCTGCCGGCCGACCGCCGGTACTGGTTCGTCTACGTCTTCCCGCCGGTCCGGCTGCTGGAGTTCGTCCTCGGCATCGTCATGGCGCTGGTCGTCAGGGCCTGGCTGCCGCGGCTGCCGGTGTGGCCGGTGGCCGGGCTGCTGGTCCTGGCGTACGCGGTCACGCCCTACGCCCCGGCCGACGCGGAGACCTCGGCGGTCACCCTGGTGCCGTTCGCGCTGCTCATCGCCGTGGTCGCCGCGGCCGACACGGCAGGGCGCGGCGGCTTCTGGCGCTCGCGGACCGCGGTGTGGCTGGGCGAGATCTCGTTCGCCTTCTACCTCGTCCACCAGACCGTCGTCCTGGACCTGATGAAGGCGCTGGACGCGCGGAACTCCTCCCCGGCCGCCGGGGCGGCCTTCACCCTCGCCGCGCTCGCGCTGTCCGTCGCGCTGGCCGCCGCGATGCACCGCTGGCTGGAGACTCCGCTGATGCGCCGCTTCAGCCGCCCCCGTCCGCGCTGACGTACGCGGGCGAGCGCGACGGCACGCGCGGGCGGGCCGCCGGGCGGGACTGCCGCGCGGGGCCGACCGACGGCCCGGCGGGTCAGGCGAACGGGCGGACCAGCAGCAGCTCGGTGTTGTGGTCGCCGGCCGCGCCGAGCTTGGCCGCCGGGGTGGCGTAGGGGTCGTTGAACGACAACTCGCGGTAGAGCGCGGCCAGTCCGGCGTCCGAGGTGTCGCCGACGTCGGTGCCGTAGCGGGCCGCGGACTCCACCAGCGTGGTGAACAGCGACAGCGTGCCGTCCCCGTTGTCGGCGATCTCGATCAGCCGCGCGTGCTGCGGGAAGTCCACGTGCGAGGCGGTGGTGATCTCCCAGAACGCCCGCTCGGGCACGGCGTGGCCGTGCGCGACGATCTGGTTGGCGTGGGTGTGTCCGTTCACCCAGGCGACCACGTTGGGGTAGCGCTGGACGAGCGCGACCAGTTCGTCACCGCTGTGCCGGCCGTCCAGGAGGTTGTACGGGTCCGGCAGCGTGTTGCCCATCGTGCCGCTGGTGTGGTGGCTGAAGAGCACCACCAACTGGTCCTGGGAGCCGCGCCGGACGACGTGGCCGTCGCTGTCGTACCAGTGCGTGCTGTACGTCTGCAGCACCGACTCCAGCCACGCCAGCTGCGCCCCGCCGATCGAACCGTCCGCCCAGCCCGCCCTGTTGGTGGTGTCGAGGCTGACGCCGAGGACGCCGGGCGCGATCGGGAAGGTGTAGTACAGCTTGCCGCTGGAGGCCGCGGCCGGGGTGAAGCCGTGGCCGACCGGGCCCGGGCCGGTGTACGCGGGGTCGAGGTGCGCCCGCGCGAACTGCTGGGGGGTGAAGGGCGCGCGCCGCGCGTCCGGCGTGACCTTGCGCACCGGGCCGCCGCCGTCGAGGAGTCGGAGCAGGAGCAGCACCGCGGAGGCGGGGTCGTGCCGGATCGCGTCGGCGAGCTTGGCGGCGGTCGCGTCGTCGACGCCCTCGATCTTGCCGTCGCCGGTGTAGAGGGAGCCCAGCAGCCCGAGGTCGGGCAGCGTGCCCTCGATGCTGTCGTCGTGGTTGCCGACCGTGGTGTACCACGGCACCCGCAGCCCCGGCGCGGTGAACGGGCGGCCCGCGGCGGTCAGGAACCCCGGCACCTGCGGGAAGCCGGCCTGCTTGTACGTGTCCTGGAAGGACGACTCGGGGTTCCAGTAGCCCGCGCCGCCGGAGTTCTGCACGCCCTCGTAGCGCGTCAGGTCGCCGGTGGCCGGGGTCACCGCGCCGCCGCTCATCACCGTCAGGTACCAGTCCAGCTCGACCAGTTCGTGGTTGTCGGTGTTGTCGCCCGTGGCCATCACCAGCGACAGCGGGAGCCCGGTGTACGGGCCGCCGGACAGCGCGTTGATCCGTTCCACGAGCGAGGAGGCGCCGCGCACGGTCAGCGCCTCCTGCGGGCGGTGCGCGGAGTCGATGGACCGGGCGAGGTACTCGAACCGCACCGGCGACTCGGTGTCCGCCAGGTGCAGGTCGGTGAACTGGGCGAAGGAGGCCACGCCGGTGCGGCGGTCGTCGCGGCCCGGGCCCGCGGCGGCCAGGTCGGTCCGCACCACCAGCGGCCAGCCCGGGCCGGCGGTCAGCCGGCGGTACGGGCCGTCGCCGGTCGCGGCGGCGACCTGCTCCAGCGTGGTCCCGGCGGTGCTGACCGCCCGCGCGGCGCTCGCGGCGACCGCGCGGTCCCGGGCGGCGGCCGAGGCGTAGGGGCCGTCCAGCAGGCCGAGCGCGGCGGTCGCCGCGGTCGCGGACGCTCCGGTGAGGAACAGACGTCGGCTGTAGGGGCGCATGGTTCTCCTGCCTGGGGCCGTGAGAGGCGGACGGGACGTGCGGGCGGGACCGGTACGGCGGGTGCGGGCGGACGGCGGGCGGGGCGTGCGGAGCGGGTCGGGGCGCGGCTCTGTATTACCAGCCGGTAATCGGCAACCGCCAGGGTGGCGACGGCGGTTGGACGGCGGGACGACCGCGGCTGGACGGCCGGTGAATTCCCCCGGGAGCTTCGCGGCGGCCCACCGCGCGGCCCCCGTCGCGCGGACCTCGCGCGGACCTCGCGCGACCGTCGCGCGGCGGCGCGCCGCCTCGCCGCGCCGGGTCTGCCCCGCGTCGCGCGGCAGGTCTTCCGGCACCGCGCCGGGGCGCGCGCTCCGGGGCACGCGGGAGGCGACCTGGGGATACGTGTCCCCTACACGCGCGGGGGCGCACGACGCCGCGCCCCGCGCTCCGGCAGCCGGTCGTCACGCGCTGCTGCCCGGCCCCCGGTCTCCCGTATCCTCGGACCGACCCCCACAGACCGCTCGGTTACCCGCTCGGAGAGGTGCTTCCGTTGTCCATGGCTGAGGCGGAGTCGGCCGACACGGTCCGCGGTCCCGCGGACCGGGTGCGCGACCTGCTGGGCATCGGCTACATAGATGCCAAGCGCGCCCGTGCGATCGAGCTCGCCGTGCCGGAGGCGCGGGAGCAGGTCATCGGCTGGCTGGCGGACTTCGCGCGGGCCGGGGCGTGGCGCGACTTCGAGGCGTTCGCGAACCTGGCGCTGCACCTGCGGCCGGAGGCGGTCGGCGCGGCGGTCGCGCCCGTCGTCGGCGCGGCGCCCGCGGGGGCGAACGTCGAGGACCTGGTGGAGCTGCTCGCCGACGCGGGCCCCGGCGCGGCGCCCGCGGTCCCCGCGCTGCTCGCCCTCCTGGAAGCCCGCGCGCCGCACGACGGCCCCTACTACGGGCTCTCCCTCAAGATCATCGCCGCGCTCTCGGCGATCGCCACGCCGCCCGCCCGCGCGGCGCTCCACGCCCTCGCCGCCGACGCCGCCGCCACCCCGCTGCGCGCCGCGGCGGCGCTGGGCGCGAAGTCGTAGGGGCCGCGGGCCTGATGTCCCCGCCGCGTCGCGCGCGAGCCGGCGCGGCGGCCCCGCGGCGCCGCGATCGACGGTCCCACGGCCCGACGCCCGGCGTCATTCGAGGAGTTCGAGGTCCGGCGGGACCAGGGTCGTGGACTCGACCAGCCCGCGCAGCAGGTTGTGCAGGAGGTTGTTGTCCCACGGCGCGCCCCCGTCGCCCTCGTGCAGCAGCGCGTAGGGGAACCCGGCGTCGTGCAGACGGCGCCGCAGCCCCGCCAGCTTGTACTCGATGCGCCGCTCGCTCCACTTCACCCCCGGCGCCAGCTCCACGAGCTGCTCGGCGGTCTGACGGTACGTCAGGGGGCGCGGCCCGTCCTCGTACAGCAGGTACCGCTGGCCCATGACGACCAGCAGCAGCCGTTCGTCGTCGTCCAGCGGCCACACCTTGGGCGGCAGGGTGTCCGCGCCGCGCCGCGGCGACGGTCCCGGCGCCTCGTGGCCGCTGACGAACAGCTCGACCAGGTGCTCGCGGTAACCGGAGCCGCGCACGAACACCGGCGTGTAGCCGACCGCGAGCGGCACCGGCTCGGAGCTGACGTGCATCAGCCGGCCGTGCGGCAGCCGCACCAGCTGCTGACCGGTGTTGCGCAGCCACCACTGCCGGCGGCGGAAGGTCAACTCGCCGTGCGCCCGGCTCACCCGCAGGTCGTCCTCGCCGACCGCGAGGTCGACCTCGGGACGCTCGCCGCGGCCGAACCGCACGGTCCTGCCGGTCTGCGGCGGCACCTGGATGCCGCCTGCCACGCTGCGCGCGTGCAGCGTTCCGGGCCGCGCGGGTCCGGTGCCGCGGGCCAGGCTGTCGGGACGGTTCACCAGGTGCCTCCTTGTCCTGCAGGTGCCTCCTGTCCTGCATGGGCGTCACGTGCCTGCCCGCCCACTGTGCCCCGGGCCGCTCGGGACCCCTCCGCACGACGGGCCGCACGACGGGCCGCACGGCGTCCGCCGGGACCGGCCCGGGAGGCGCCCAGGCGAGCCGGCGGCCCCTCGGCCTCAGCCCGCCGCACCGCCCGCCGCACCGCCCGCCGGGGACAGGGCGCCGGCCGCGGCGGTCGCCAACTCCACGGCCATGGACCGCAGTTCGGCGTCCGTACGGGTCTCCCCGCCGACCACCACGCGCACCGTCTCGGCGCCGTCGGTGCCGTCCGCAGCGGTGAACGCACGGCCCGGCAGCATCACCAGCGCGGTGTGGTCGCCCTCCTCGTCCGGCGGCGCGACGAAGGCCGTACGGCCGTGCAGCCGCGTCGCCGTGCCGTCGTCCGCGGTCGGCGGCTCCCCGCGGTCGAAGAACACCTGCACGTAGGTGTCGCTGGTCGTGCTGCGCCACGAGCACCGCCAGTTGCCGAAGCCGATGTCCGGGTCGTCGGCGTCCACGCCGGGCACCACCCCCAGCGCGTGCGCGTCCAGCAGCGTGCACGCGTCCTGGTGGGCCAGCGAGTCGGCCGGCGGCACGGGCGAACGGCGCGGCAGCGTGCCCTTTGCCGGCACCGCCGCGAGCGTCGCCGCGGCGGACCGCGCCGCGGTGTCGGCCATCCGGCACAGCAGCGCGCCGGACGGCGTGTTGTCGCCCTGCGGCTTGGCCGTGACGGTCACGTACGCGCCGTCCCGCCCGTCGCCGGAGACCGACAGCTCGCGGTCGCACTCGTCGCCGTCCAACTGCTCGCGCACGGTCCGCACGCTGCGGCCGCCGCCGGCCGCGCCGGGCGCCGACCCGGTGGTGCTCGTCGTCCCCTCGACCTCGCGCTGCGGGCCGGCCTCCAACTCCACCTCGACGTCGACCGGTCCCTCCTTCGCCACGCCGACGATCACGTCGCAGCGGTCGAAGTTGCCGTAGGCCGGGTCGAGTCGGGTGCTGCCGTACGTCCGCAGGGCCGCCGGCGCGAGCAGGGAGCACGGGTCGACGGTGCGGTGGTCGCCGAAGACGCTGCCGGCGGCGGAGGCGTCGGCGCCGGCAGCGGTGCCGGTCGGTCCTGCCGGTCCGGTTCGGCCGGTCGGTCCGGCGGTACGCGGGGCGGCGTGCGCCGAGGCGCCGGTCGCGGGCGGCGCGGCGCTGCCGCCGTCGTCCCCCGAACTCCTGGTCAGCGCCCAGGAGATGACCGCGGCGGCGAGGACGACGAGGGCCGCGGCGGCGGCGATCAGCGGCGTCCGGCCGGGGCGGCGGAACCGGCCGGCGCGGTACGGGCGCGCGCCGTCCGCCGGCGTCCCGGCCGCGGGGGCGGCAGCGACGGCCGAACCGGCCGCATGGCCACGGCGGTTCGGGCGGGCCGGGGCGCCGGCGCCGGTCGCCGGGCGGCGCTGCGGGGGCAGCGGCGGCAGGTCGGAGGTGTCCCCCGCGATCTCGCGCAGCAGCTCCCGCGCCTCGGCCGCGGTCGGGCGCCGGTGCGGCATGCGCTGGAGCATCGCGGTGAGCGGTTCGAGCAGCGGTCCGACGTCCGCAGACAGGTCGACGTCGCCCCGGGCGGCCCGGCGGGCCGCGAGGAACGCCTCGGTCTCCGCGGCCTGTCGGGGGTCGGGGTCGCGGTCGGCGTCCGCCTCGGCCCGGCCGGGCTCCGCCGCTCCGGCCCCGCGGCGGGGCGGGTGGCCGGCGGCCAGGGCGTAGACCGTCGCGGCCAGCGAGAACACGTCCGAGGCGGGCTCGGGTTGGCCCCTGACCACCTCGGGCGAGGCGTAGTCGGGGGTGTAACTCACCGCGCTGTTCGGGGTGATCGTCTCCTTGCCGTCGACGCGGTACGCGGCGCCGAAGTCGGCGAGCTTCGCGGTGAGGGGCCCGGAAGGGGTGGCGGCGGCGCCGGGGGTCGGCGCGGTCGGCCCGGTCGGCGCCGGGGTCTGCGTGACCACGACGTTGCCCGGTTTGATGTCGCCGTGGACGATGCCGGCGGCGTGCAGGGCGACCAGGCCGTCGGCGATCTGGGCGCCGAGGTGGGCGGCGAGGCGCGGCGGGAGCGGCGGGCGGTCGTCGAGGCTGCCGCCGGGGACGTACTCCATGACCAGCCAGGTGGTGGCGCGGGAGCCTTTGCCGAGGTGGACGGTGTCATGGAGGGTGACGACGTGGGGGTGGGTGAAGCGGGCGAGGACGCGGGCTTCGGATTTCAGGCGGTCGAAGCGGGGGGTGGGGGTGGGGGTGAGGCGTTTGAGGATGACGTCGCGGCCGAGGGTTTCGTCGTGGGCGAGCCAGACTTCGGCGGTGCCTCCGGGGAGGGGGCCTTGCTTGAGGCGGTAGCGTCCGCTGACTCGGGTGCCCAGTCGCACGGGGTGTCTCCCTTGGCCTCTCGCATCACGCGTCCCACATCCGAACCTAGCGGCTCCGCGCCGCGCCCACCCCCACGTCCACCAGGTCTTCACGCCGAGGCGGCCGGCCGCCTCGACGCTGGGCGCCGGCCCGGCCGGGTGCGCTGCGTCGCGTGCACGTATGGCGTTGCCCCGGCCGGGTGCGCTGCGTCGCGTTGTGGGGACGGGAGGGGTCCCGGTGGGGGGCGCGTAGGAAAGGGGGCGTGGACGAGGAGCTGACGTACGACCCCGTGCTCGCGGCGCAGCCGCCCCCCGCGCAGGCGGCCGGAGCGGTGGCGCCGGGCACCGCCCTGGTACTCGTGCCGGAGGACGGCCCCCTGCGCACGGTCCGCCGGGGCGAGCTCGTCCCCGAGAGCGGGGCGTGGCAGGCCGTGTTCACCGTGGACGTCACGGAACACCGCCTGGTCCTGCCCGTCCGCCTCGCGGACCACCACGTCCGCGTCGTCGTGCGCTGCCGCGTCGCCGACCCCGCGCTGATCGTCGCCCGCGGCGTCCGCGACGTCGGCTCGGTGCTGTACGGGCAGGTACGCGACCTGGTCGCCGCCGCCGTGGCGGGCGCCGCCGGCCGGTACGCCGCCGGGGCCGCCGTCGACGCCGCGCTGGAGGGCCTCACCGGCGACGCCGCGGTGCGGGTCCGCGACGCCCGCGCCGTGCTGGAGCCGGTAGGCGAGGGGTCCGGCAAGGTGGTCAGGGGCGAGGTCGTGCGCGGCGCGGCGGCGCCCGGCCCACGCGTCAGCCGGGTCCGCGGTGTTCCCGCCCGGCCGCGGCGCGACGCGGACGGGGGCCCGCGATGACCGGGCGCGGCGTGGCCGCCGAGGTGTGGGCCGCGGACACCGCGGACGTGCGCCTGCTCACCGTGTGGAGCGAGCGCCGCGCGGGCCGCGGCGAGGACGCCGAACCGCTGGCGCTCCTGCACCGCCCCACCGGCCGGGGCCTCCTCGCGGTCTTCGACGGCGCGGGCGGCGCCGGGGCGGCGTCGGCGTGGGGCGCGTACACCGGCGCCTGGGTGGGCGCCCGCGTCGCCCGCCTGGCCACCGAGGCGTGGTTCCGCCACGCCGTCGGAATCGCCGGCCGGGTCCCCGAGTCGGGCCCGGGCGGCGGGAGTACGCCCGCGGGGGCCGCGCCCCCGGCCGGGGACGCGTTGGCGCGGGTGGTGCGGCACGCGTTGCGGGCCGCCTCGCCGGCGAGCCGGAGCAAGCTGACCGGTTCGATGCGCCGCGCGCTCCCCACCACGCTCGCGGCCGTCTCGTACCGCGCCGCGGAGGGGGCGGTGCGGTGCCAGGCGCTGTGGGCGGGGGACTCGCGGGCGTACGTCCTGCTGCCCCGCACCGGACTGCACGCGCTGACGCGGGACCACACCGCCGAGGACGACGCGCTGGACCAGCTCCGGCAGGACCCGCCGATGACGAACCTGCTGAGCGCCGACCGGCCGTTCACCGTCGCGGCCCATCCGGCGCGCGGTCCGGGCGCGTTCCCGCTGCCGTGCGTGCTGCTCGCGGCGACCGACGGCTTCTCGGGGTACGTGCGGACGCCCGCGCACTTCGAGTGGGTGCTGCTCGACGCGCTCATGAGGGCGCGGGACACGGCCGGTTGGGCCGCGGGGCTGCGGGAGGCGGTGCGCGGCTACACCGCGGACGACGCCTCGCTGTCGCTGGCGGCGTTCGGGTTCGCGGACTTCCCGCGGCTGCGCGAGGCGTACCGGGGGCGCCACGAGAGCGTACGGAGGCGGTACATGACCGGTGCGCCGCAGGACGACCGCGGGTGGCAGGACGACGCCTGGGCGGCGTACCGGCCGGGCTACGAGCGGTACATGCCGCCCCCGGACGGGGACGGGGACGGGGCGGGCGGCGGCACGGCCGCGCGGGTGCCGGCCGGCGGGGGCGGGCGTGAAGGCGGGCGACGTCGTGCACGGCTACCGGGTGGTCACCGACCCCACCAACGCGGGCGGCGGCAAGTGCGTGTGGGCGTTCGCGGAGAAGGACGGCGCGCAGTTCTTCCTGAAGCAGTTCCTGGAGCCGAAGCGGCCGCGGGAGGGCTCGGGCAGCGCGGAGAGCCGGCGCATCCGGCTGGAGACGTGCCGGCGCTTCGAGGAGCGGCACCGCGCCGTCATGGACCGGCTGCCGCCCGACGCGCCGGGCGCCGGCAACCTCGTGCTGGCCACCGACTTCTTCCACGAGGGCAGCACCTACTACAAGGTCACCGAGCGGATCGACACCGCCGGCCTGGCCGAGCCGCACACCCTCGACGCGCCCGCGAAAGCGGTGCTGTTGCGGACGCTGGGCGCGAGCCTGCGGCTGCTGCACGCGATCGGCGTGGTGCACGGCGACCTCAAGCCGGCCAACGTGCTGGTCCAGCGCCGCGGCGAAGCCGCTTTCCACACCGCGAAGTTGATCGACTTCGACGACGCGTACGTGGCGGGCGACCCGCCGGACCGCGCCGAGATCGCCGGCGACTCCCTCTACGGCGCGCCGGAGTGGCGCCGCTACGTCCAGGGCGACGAGACCGTCCAGGGCTCTCGACTCACCACGGCCGCCGACGTGTTCGCGCTCGGGCTGATGACGCACCTGTGGCTCACCGGGGAGCTTCCCGGCTACGACCGCGACCGGTTCGGCTCGCCCGCGGACGTCGTCGACGCCGGGGTGCCGCTGCGGCTGGACCCGCGGCTGAGCGACCCGGCCCACGCGCTGCTGCGGGCGATGACCGCGGCCGCCCCGGAGCGCCGGCCGGATGCCGCGGGCTTCCTCGCGGCGTTCAGGGACCCGCGGTCGTGCGCGCTGGGCGAGCCGCGCGAGCGCCCCGAGCCGGTGGAACCGGCCGGTCCGGCCGACGAAGACGACGCGAAGCCCCGGGCCGGCGGGGACGCCCGGCCCGGCGAGGACGCCCGGCCCGGCGGAGACGCGGGCCCGGACGCGGCGGCGCCGCGGGCCAGCCGGCTGCGGGTCAACCTGCCGGGGTCGCGCGCCGCTTCGCCGCCCGCCGACCGGCCGACGGCCTCCCGGGTGCGGATCAACCTCGGCGGCCGGGCGAGCCCGCGGCACGACGCCGCCGCCCCCGGTTCCGGGCCCGGCCCGCGGCCCCGTTCCGAAGAACTGCCCGAGCACGAACGCGAGGAGACGACGCCATGAGCGCCGACATCGAGAAGTACCGCGGCAACCTGCGGTACGCCGTGGACATCGTGATGTGCATCGACGTCACCGGCAGCATGAACCCGGTTCTGGACGCGGTGAAGGACAGCTCGCTCCGCTTCCACCAGCGGCTCGACGAGATGATGGCCGCCAAGGGCAAGGAGATCAGCCAACTGCGGCTGCGTGTCGTGGCGTTCCGCGACTTCGGCGACAACCCGGCCGACGCGGTCGAGCAGACCGGCTTCCTGCGGCTGCCCGAACAGGCCCCGGAATTCGAGCGGTTCGTCCGGGGGCTGCGCGCCACCGGCGGCGGCGACATCCCCGAGTCGGGCCTCGAAGCGCTCGCCCTGGCCGTCAACTCCCCCTGGGAGACCGGCCTGGACCGGCGGCGCCACGTCATCGTGATGTTCACCGACGCACCCGCGCACCCGCTCGGCACGGTCGGCGCGTCCGCGCAGAACTACCCCAAGGACATCCCGCGGACGATGGACGAGCTGTTCGAGCAGTGGGGGTACGCGCGCAGCCAGCGGGCCGTCATGGAGCAGTCCGCCAAGCGGCTGGTGCTGTTCGCGCCGGAGACCGAGCCGTGGCAGGAGGCCATCGGCGAGGAGTGGGACCTCACGCTGCACTTCCCCTCCAAGGCCGGTGAGGGGCTGGAGGAGTTCGAGATGGACGAGATCATCGAGACGATCGCGAACAGCCTGTGAGGCGGCCCGGCGGCCAAGACCACGGCGACGGCGACGGCGACGGGGCCTGGCTGGAGTGCCTGGGCGCGGTGGTCGGCCCGGAGCCCTTCGGGCCCGGCGGGCTGCTGGAGTTCCGCTGGGCGAACGGCTCACGGTTCGCCGTGCCACCGCAGCGCTGCGTCTCGGTGACGGCGACCCCGGTGGCCGCGGGGCCGCGCGGGGCCGGCAGGACGAGCGGGGACGGCCCGACGGGCAGGACGGGCGCGCCGCGCGGGGACGGCGACGCGCGCGGGCACGGCGAGGTGCCCCGGACCGGCGGGACCGGCGGAGGCGGCGGGGACGGCAGGACCGACGGGTCCGGCGGGGACGGCGGGGAAGGCGGGTCCGGCGGGGAAGGCGGGGACGCGGACGGCCGTGCGGGCCTGCGGCTGACGTTCCGCTTCGAGCCGGGCGGCGGTCCCGAGCACGTCACCGGCCATGTCGCCGTCGTCCTGTTCGTCGCGCCCCGACACGCGGCGCGCGCACGGGAGTTCGTCAAGCGGCTGACCGCCGGCCACGGC from Actinacidiphila sp. DG2A-62 includes:
- a CDS encoding TIGR03767 family metallophosphoesterase, whose protein sequence is MRPYSRRLFLTGASATAATAALGLLDGPYASAAARDRAVAASAARAVSTAGTTLEQVAAATGDGPYRRLTAGPGWPLVVRTDLAAAGPGRDDRRTGVASFAQFTDLHLADTESPVRFEYLARSIDSAHRPQEALTVRGASSLVERINALSGGPYTGLPLSLVMATGDNTDNHELVELDWYLTVMSGGAVTPATGDLTRYEGVQNSGGAGYWNPESSFQDTYKQAGFPQVPGFLTAAGRPFTAPGLRVPWYTTVGNHDDSIEGTLPDLGLLGSLYTGDGKIEGVDDATAAKLADAIRHDPASAVLLLLRLLDGGGPVRKVTPDARRAPFTPQQFARAHLDPAYTGPGPVGHGFTPAAASSGKLYYTFPIAPGVLGVSLDTTNRAGWADGSIGGAQLAWLESVLQTYSTHWYDSDGHVVRRGSQDQLVVLFSHHTSGTMGNTLPDPYNLLDGRHSGDELVALVQRYPNVVAWVNGHTHANQIVAHGHAVPERAFWEITTASHVDFPQHARLIEIADNGDGTLSLFTTLVESAARYGTDVGDTSDAGLAALYRELSFNDPYATPAAKLGAAGDHNTELLLVRPFA
- a CDS encoding FHA domain-containing protein, coding for MNRPDSLARGTGPARPGTLHARSVAGGIQVPPQTGRTVRFGRGERPEVDLAVGEDDLRVSRAHGELTFRRRQWWLRNTGQQLVRLPHGRLMHVSSEPVPLAVGYTPVFVRGSGYREHLVELFVSGHEAPGPSPRRGADTLPPKVWPLDDDERLLLVVMGQRYLLYEDGPRPLTYRQTAEQLVELAPGVKWSERRIEYKLAGLRRRLHDAGFPYALLHEGDGGAPWDNNLLHNLLRGLVESTTLVPPDLELLE
- a CDS encoding serine/threonine-protein kinase, which translates into the protein MRLGTRVSGRYRLKQGPLPGGTAEVWLAHDETLGRDVILKRLTPTPTPRFDRLKSEARVLARFTHPHVVTLHDTVHLGKGSRATTWLVMEYVPGGSLDDRPPLPPRLAAHLGAQIADGLVALHAAGIVHGDIKPGNVVVTQTPAPTGPTAPTPGAAATPSGPLTAKLADFGAAYRVDGKETITPNSAVSYTPDYASPEVVRGQPEPASDVFSLAATVYALAAGHPPRRGAGAAEPGRAEADADRDPDPRQAAETEAFLAARRAARGDVDLSADVGPLLEPLTAMLQRMPHRRPTAAEARELLREIAGDTSDLPPLPPQRRPATGAGAPARPNRRGHAAGSAVAAAPAAGTPADGARPYRAGRFRRPGRTPLIAAAAALVVLAAAVISWALTRSSGDDGGSAAPPATGASAHAAPRTAGPTGRTGPAGPTGTAAGADASAAGSVFGDHRTVDPCSLLAPAALRTYGSTRLDPAYGNFDRCDVIVGVAKEGPVDVEVELEAGPQREVEGTTSTTGSAPGAAGGGRSVRTVREQLDGDECDRELSVSGDGRDGAYVTVTAKPQGDNTPSGALLCRMADTAARSAAATLAAVPAKGTLPRRSPVPPADSLAHQDACTLLDAHALGVVPGVDADDPDIGFGNWRCSWRSTTSDTYVQVFFDRGEPPTADDGTATRLHGRTAFVAPPDEEGDHTALVMLPGRAFTAADGTDGAETVRVVVGGETRTDAELRSMAVELATAAAGALSPAGGAAGGAAG
- a CDS encoding protein kinase domain-containing protein, translating into MKAGDVVHGYRVVTDPTNAGGGKCVWAFAEKDGAQFFLKQFLEPKRPREGSGSAESRRIRLETCRRFEERHRAVMDRLPPDAPGAGNLVLATDFFHEGSTYYKVTERIDTAGLAEPHTLDAPAKAVLLRTLGASLRLLHAIGVVHGDLKPANVLVQRRGEAAFHTAKLIDFDDAYVAGDPPDRAEIAGDSLYGAPEWRRYVQGDETVQGSRLTTAADVFALGLMTHLWLTGELPGYDRDRFGSPADVVDAGVPLRLDPRLSDPAHALLRAMTAAAPERRPDAAGFLAAFRDPRSCALGEPRERPEPVEPAGPADEDDAKPRAGGDARPGEDARPGGDAGPDAAAPRASRLRVNLPGSRAASPPADRPTASRVRINLGGRASPRHDAAAPGSGPGPRPRSEELPEHEREETTP
- a CDS encoding vWA domain-containing protein; the protein is MSADIEKYRGNLRYAVDIVMCIDVTGSMNPVLDAVKDSSLRFHQRLDEMMAAKGKEISQLRLRVVAFRDFGDNPADAVEQTGFLRLPEQAPEFERFVRGLRATGGGDIPESGLEALALAVNSPWETGLDRRRHVIVMFTDAPAHPLGTVGASAQNYPKDIPRTMDELFEQWGYARSQRAVMEQSAKRLVLFAPETEPWQEAIGEEWDLTLHFPSKAGEGLEEFEMDEIIETIANSL